The following proteins are co-located in the Candidatus Methylomirabilota bacterium genome:
- a CDS encoding ABC transporter ATP-binding protein, translating into MTPTLLLAEGLTAGYGKMPILHDVTLEVRVGEMVSVIGPNGAGKSTAFKTMVGFVHATSGRVLFDGQDITGLRPDQVLPRGLAYVPQGRIVFPQMTVLENLEMGAYIERDGARIRESLERVYALFPVLSQRRAQKAGTLSGGEQQMVAIGRALMSRPKLLLMDEPSAGLAPLVVQQVF; encoded by the coding sequence GTGACGCCGACGCTCCTGCTCGCCGAGGGGCTGACCGCGGGCTACGGCAAGATGCCCATCCTCCACGACGTCACGCTCGAGGTGCGCGTGGGCGAGATGGTCAGCGTGATCGGCCCCAACGGCGCGGGCAAGTCCACCGCCTTCAAGACCATGGTGGGCTTCGTGCACGCGACGAGCGGGCGGGTCCTGTTCGACGGCCAGGACATCACGGGCCTCCGTCCCGACCAGGTCCTGCCGCGCGGGCTCGCCTATGTCCCGCAGGGGCGCATCGTCTTCCCGCAGATGACCGTCCTCGAGAACCTCGAGATGGGCGCCTATATCGAGCGCGACGGCGCCAGGATCCGGGAGAGCCTCGAGCGCGTCTACGCGCTCTTCCCGGTCCTGAGCCAGCGGCGGGCGCAGAAGGCCGGCACGCTCTCGGGCGGCGAGCAGCAGATGGTCGCCATCGGCCGCGCCCTGATGTCGCGGCCGAAACTTCTGCTGATGGACGAGCCTTCCGCCGGACTGGCCCCGCTGGTCGTCCAGCAGGTCTTCG